A genomic stretch from Chitinophagaceae bacterium includes:
- a CDS encoding OmpA family protein encodes MLDLPRGLIDGYVYNIFRIQTTAEIKPIIANFRIAAGLPDMRNKLLTEGKLISYGIQFDVNSDKVKPESYATIKEIAQVLKENPALKLKIVGHTDSDGDDASNMDLSKRRALAVKAELNKTFEIDNSRIETDGKGESVPIAGNDNAVNKAKNRRVEFIKL; translated from the coding sequence GTGCTTGACTTACCCCGTGGATTAATTGACGGCTATGTGTACAATATTTTCAGGATACAAACTACTGCCGAAATAAAACCCATCATAGCGAATTTCAGAATAGCTGCGGGATTACCGGATATGCGTAATAAGTTATTAACTGAAGGTAAACTGATTTCTTACGGAATTCAGTTTGATGTAAATTCTGATAAAGTAAAACCTGAATCTTACGCTACAATCAAAGAAATTGCACAGGTACTGAAAGAAAATCCTGCACTTAAACTAAAAATTGTCGGGCATACAGACAGTGATGGTGATGATGCGTCAAACATGGATCTTTCCAAACGCAGAGCATTGGCTGTTAAAGCAGAACTCAATAAAACTTTCGAAATTGATAACAGCAGAATTGAAACAGACGGAAAAGGCGAATCTGTTCCAATAGCCGGCAATGATAATGCTGTAAATAAAGCCAAAAACAGGAGGGTTGAATTTATAAAACTGTAA